From the Megalopta genalis isolate 19385.01 chromosome 13, iyMegGena1_principal, whole genome shotgun sequence genome, one window contains:
- the LOC117224378 gene encoding uncharacterized protein LOC117224378, with translation MLGAKQHPLRGSLLLSLLFLLGTYALLSKAAAFPDWTDCPAVCSCKWTSGKKSALCHDAGLTSLPASLDPAMQVLDLSGNKIPALQSEIFKRSGLLNLQKVFLRNAGIHQIHADSFRNMTILVEIDLSDNHVASLEPGTFLGNERLRILILSGNPLTSLRSHQFPVLEHLRTLELQRCSLSEIHGKAFAHLTGLESLRLDQNELEYVDAAVISNLPRLKTLTMDGNRWSCDCRLRDFRSWLISDVPRKLYSVPQVCSSPSRLEGRKWEDVKPVEFACEPVVFVLASSVQVEVNGNLSLACLATGDPEPEVWWQLNGGPLNATKLAEQPYSGTYVAYATSDLGRNGHRDERPAAGRVADKVTDRWSNLTVYNASDGDAGEYACFARNIAGLARDTVSVAIPRVYTAPTLSQSDNWLLWVSLAGGGAAALCASISAVLLALCVCGGARRQSAREKVKLQGSTSFGDQEKKLLDLSVTTTTPGNSNEQGSGHGSIVETYSAGDLELAERGSICDPMSAATVTIERLRPEAAAGGAANAIRSVPCAAMFPPPPPEFTNGVLPAGIFGNIFISVSVPQDSSERCYPDLLDLPVHGGVVNKSSAAVAAASSVSSFATLPRRALRSTDLCSPYDNMGPRVTANGSSAFSLTDVDLRLSPPPPPRIIQPPHEFVSL, from the coding sequence ATGTTAGGGGCAAAGCAGCACCCTCTCCGAGGGAGCCTCCTGCTGTCTCTGTTGTTCCTGCTGGGCACGTACGCGTTACTGTCGAAGGCGGCGGCGTTCCCGGACTGGACCGACTGTCCGGCGGTGTGCAGCTGCAAATGGACATCGGGCAAGAAGTCGGCGCTGTGCCACGACGCGGGTCTGACATCTTTGCCGGCATCTTTGGACCCGGCGATGCAGGTGCTGGACCTGTCCGGTAACAAGATCCCGGCGCTGCAGTCGGAGATCTTCAAGCGATCCGGCCTGCTGAACCTGCAGAAGGTGTTCCTGAGGAACGCGGGCATCCACCAGATCCACGCGGACTCGTTCCGCAACATGACGATCCTCGTCGAGATCGACCTGTCCGACAACCACGTGGCGTCGCTGGAGCCGGGCACCTTCCTGGGCAACGAGAGGCTGCGTATCCTGATCCTGAGCGGGAACCCGTTGACCAGCTTGCGGAGCCACCAGTTCCCGGTCCTGGAGCACCTGAGGACCCTGGAGCTGCAGCGGTGCTCCCTGTCGGAGATCCACGGCAAGGCGTTCGCGCACCTGACCGGCCTCGAGTCCCTCCGGCTGGACCAGAACGAGCTGGAATACGTGGACGCGGCTGTGATCTCGAACCTGCCGCGACTGAAAACCCTGACCATGGACGGGAACCGATGGAGCTGCGACTGCCGATTACGGGACTTCCGAAGCTGGCTGATCTCGGACGTGCCGAGAAAACTGTATTCCGTGCCTCAAGTgtgttcgtcgccgtcgcggCTCGAGGGTCGCAAGTGGGAGGACGTGAAGCCGGTGGAGTTCGCCTGCGAGCCGGTGGTCTTCGTCCTGGCGAGCAGCGTCCAGGTGGAAGTGAACGGGAACCTGAGCCTGGCCTGCCTGGCCACCGGGGATCCGGAGCCCGAGGTCTGGTGGCAGCTGAACGGCGGCCCGTTGAACGCCACCAAGCTCGCCGAACAACCATATTCGGGGACTTACGTCGCGTACGCGACCTCCGACCTCGGCCGCAACGGGCACCGCGACGAGCGGCCCGCGGCCGGCCGGGTCGCCGACAAGGTGACCGACAGGTGGAGCAACCTGACGGTGTACAACGCGAGCGACGGGGACGCCGGGGAGTACGCTTGTTTCGCGCGGAACATCGCCGGCCTGGCCAGGGACACGGTCAGCGTGGCGATCCCGCGAGTGTACACCGCGCCCACCCTCTCCCAGAGTGACAATTGGCTGCTGTGGGTGAGCCTGGCCGGCGGCGGGGCCGCGGCCCTCTGCGCCTCGATCTCCGCGGTCCTGCTGGCGCTTTGCGTGTGCGGTGGCGCCCGCAGGCAGAGTGCTCGCGAGAAGGTGAAACTTCAGGGCAGCACCAGCTTCGGCGACCAGGAGAAGAAGCTGCTGGACCTGTCGGTGACGACGACCACGCCCGGGAACAGCAACGAGCAGGGCAGCGGCCACGGGAGCATCGTCGAGACGTACAGCGCCGGGGACCTGGAGCTGGCGGAACGGGGATCGATCTGCGACCCCATGAGCGCCGCCACCGTCACCATCGAGAGACTCAGACCGGAAGCGGCGGCCGGTGGCGCCGCGAATGCGATCAGATCGGTCCCATGCGCCGCCATGTTCCCTCCGCCGCCGCCGGAGTTCACGAACGGCGTCCTACCGGCCGGCATCTTCGGGAACATCTTCATCTCGGTGTCAGTGCCGCAGGACTCGTCCGAACGGTGCTACCCGGACCTCTTGGACCTGCCTGTACACGGAGGCGTGGTCAATAAATCCAGCGCCGCCGTAGCGGCCGCCTCGAGCGTCTCCAGCTTCGCGACGCTGCCGCGGCGGGCCCTGAGGTCCACGGACCTCTGCTCGCCTTACGACAATATGGGGCCCCGCGTCACCGCGAACGGCAGCTCCGCGTTCTCCCTGACCGACGTGGACCTGCGGCTGTCGCCCCCGCCGCCCCCGCGGATCATACAGCCGCCGCACGAGTTCGTCTCTCTGTAA